In Corvus moneduloides isolate bCorMon1 chromosome 12, bCorMon1.pri, whole genome shotgun sequence, the following proteins share a genomic window:
- the LOC116450118 gene encoding collagen alpha-2(I) chain-like, with translation MTFRKIISITIVTSEIVPPWQHYRKLTGLSLENAGTECRVPVHGISQSRAQTSTRAADERLPLLKLAHFSGQPPLLSGRPDSRGLPGDFPDRHCLGGPAGRVRHSTPPEHRGSSNIATQPPGTVSAARPALAGHSGGCRAECSCPQIPGECDPKVMAILGSHGHSENNIMSGPDMSSRNGKKHAVGKEPPAPFGSPQLWCRAQPRASSSEGLTAAQPGRGATLGAAGQATNSCRRPARRGIATGAGGGTGSSGSCEKASGAAERGGGAEEEEEGAGAARPGCAAAARALPPGTAPLRAAVRHPKPPVCGR, from the exons atgaCTTTCAGGAAGATAATATCCATAACAATCGTGACATCTGAGATAGTCCCACCCTGGCAGCATTATAGGAAACTGACTGGCCTTTCTCTGGAAAATGCAG GCACCGAATGCCGAGTCCCGGTGCATGGAATTTCTCAGAGCCGGGCACAAACATCCACGAGGGCAGCAGATGAAAGACTCCCACTCCTGAAGCTTGCACACTTCTCCGGGCAACCACCACTGCTGTCTGGGCGACCAGACTCCCGGGGACTGCCAGGGGATTTCCCAGATCGGCACTGCCTTGGGGGTCCAGCTGGAAGGGTACGGCACAGCACGCCACCGGAGCACCGGGGCAGTTCGAACATCGCCACGCAGCCGCCGGGCACGGTGAGCGCTGCGAGGCCGGCTCTGGCCGGACACAGTGGCGGCTGCAGGGCTGAGTGCTCGTGCCCGCAAATCCCGGGGGAATGTGATCCCAAAGTGATGGCCATCCTCGGGAGCCATGGCCACTCGGAGAACAACATAATGTCAGGTCCTGACATGTCTTCTCGAAACGGGAAAAAACATGCCGTGGGAAAGGAGCCCCCTGCACCATTTGGGAGCCCGCAGCTCTGGTGCCGTGCCCAGCCTCGGGCGAGCAGCTCGGAGGGGCTCACGGCGGCACAGCCGGGGCGTGGGGCCactctgggagcagctggacagGCCACGAATTCCTGCCGGCGGCCGGCCCGGCGGGGCATAGCAACGGGAGCCGGGGGAGGAACGGGAAGCAGCGGGAGCTGTGAGAAAGCGAGCGGCGCCGCGGAGAGAGGCGGGGgcgcggaggaggaggaggagggggcaggGGCGGCCAGGCCGGGTTGCGCGGCGGCGGCTCGGGCCCTCCCGCCGGGCACGGCTCCTCTCCGGGCAGCCGTACGCCACCCAAAGCCGCCGGTTTGCGGCCGCTGA